Sequence from the Streptomyces sp. R33 genome:
GTCACCTCGGCGCCGACCACCGGCGGCAGCACCGGCGGCGGCCTCCGCCCGGGCCACGACCACGAAGCCACCGAGTAGGCACTCCGGGGCTCCGCCCCAGACCCCGGTCTGGGGCGGAGCCCGGTGAACGGGAGAGGAGCGGGTAGGGACGGCCCCGCGCAGCGGACCCGGGGTCAGACCGGCCAGGGGGCGACCCCGACCGGCTGGATCAGCCAGGCGAAGTCGCCCAGCCCGCCGCGGGCGGTGAGTTCCGCCGCCTCGCCGGCGGAGGCGAGGGCCCGGACGTACCCCGCCGGGTCCGTGGAGGCCATCGCCAGCGGGGGGCGGGCCCCCGAAACCCCGAGAAGGCCCAGGGCCTCGCGCTGCGAAACCAGCACCGCCCCCTCCCCCGCGCACGCGTCCATGGCCACGTGAGCCGTCACATCGCACGTACCGTCCGGCACCGCCGCGACCTCCCGCCCCCCGCGGAAGCCCGTCAGGGTGCCGTACGGGGGCCGGGCGTCCAGGACGTGCGCGTAGTCCACGGCCACCGCCAGGCCCCGCTCCACCGAGCGGACGGCAACCGCCCACGCCTCGTCCCGCGGCCGCCCGATCTCCGCCCGGCCGGGCCCCGGCCACCACCGCTCCAGCCACGCCCGGTCCGCGCCGGACACCGCCGGCCCGCGGCTCTCCGTACCGTCCCGGTCGACCAGTACGTAGTGCCCGTCCTCCGCCACGTCCAGCGGTACGTTGTCCAGCCACTCGTTCGCGAACAGCAGGCCCCGCGTCCCCGCGGGCGGCTCCGCCACCCACTCGATCCGCGGATCGAGCCCGTCCGGCCGCTCCGCCCGCTCCACCGCCCAGGCCCGCACCCGCGCCGCGACCTCCGCCGGGAGCGCGCCCAGCACGCCGGTCAGCAGCTCCCCCCGCCCCGCCCCGACGTCGACCAGGTCCAGCCCCTGCGGATGCCCGAGCTCGGCGTCCACCCGCTGCAGCAGGCGCGCCACCGCCCCCGCGTACAGCGGCGAGGCGTGCACGGAGGTGCGGAAGTGCCCGGCCGGACCCGGCCCGCCCGGCCGTACGTAGAACCCGTCCGGCCCGTACAGCGCGGCCTCCATCGCCGTCCGCCACCGGGCCGGAACCGGAACCGGAACTGGATCTGCGACTTCTCCCTGAGTGCTCATCCCCGAAAGGTTAAGCTCGGCCTCCACCTTGGGGAGTACACCTCCGTCACACGGATCGCACCTGTGGTTGACTCCAGCACCTATCTCCTTTGCCTACTCTGGGTTACGTGCAGCGCCTCTACGACTTCCTCCGCAGACACCCGACGGGCGTCGACAGCTTCTGGGCTGTCCTCCTCGTCGGGCTAGGGATGCTGCAAGTCGCCGAAGACAGCTTCAGCAGCACCACCGCGCGGCTGATCGCCGTTCCCTCGGTGCTCGCGATGGGCGTCGTCGTGGCCCTGCGCCGCAGGTGGACGCTGCCGATGTTCTGGCTCGCCGTCGGCACCGGCGTCTACAAGCTGGTCACCCACACCGAGGTGATCAACTCCGATCTCGCGATGCTGATCATCCTGTACACGGTCGCGGCCTCGGCCGAGATCTCGCGCCGGATGTCCCGTACCGCGCTCGGGATCGGATTCCTCGCCTCCCCCCTCTACGCCTTGCGCTTCCAGGTGGACAAGGGCAACACCCGCGACGACTTCCTCTTCACGCTCTTCGCCATCGTCCCGTTCGCCCTCGCCTGGGTGCTCGGCGACTCCCTGCGCACCCGCCGGGCGTACTACGCCCAGCTCGTCGAGCGGAACCAGCGGCTGGAGAAGGAGCGCGAGGCCCAGGCCAAGGTGGCCGTGGCCGCCGAGCGCGCGCGGATCGCCCGCGAGCTGCACGACGTCGTCGCGCACAACGTCTCCGTGATGGTGGTCCAGGCGGACGGCGCCGCGTACGTCATGGACGTGGCCCCCGATCAGGCCAAGGAGGCCCTGCAGACGATCTCCGGCACCGGCCGCCAGGCCCTGGCCGAGATGCGCCGCCTGCTCGGCGTCCTGCGCACCGGGGAGCCCCAGGAGTCCGAGGACTACGTGCCCCAGCCGGACGTCGAGCAGATCGAGGTCCTGGTCGAGCAGGTACGGGCGTCCGGGCTCACGGTGGACTTCGAGGTCGAGGGCGCACCGCGCCGGCTGCCCAGCGGCGTCGAGCTCACCGCGTACCGGATCGTGCAGGAAGCACTGACGAACACCCGCAAGCACGGCGGCCCGGATGCCACGGCGAGCGTCCGGCTGGTCTACTTCGACGACGGGCTCGGCCTGCTGGTCGAGGACGACGGCCGGGGCGCGGCCCACGAGCTGTACGAGGACGGCGGCGCCGACGGCGCCGGGCACGGGCTGATCGGCATGCGCGAGCGGATCGGCATGGTCGGCGGCACCCTGGACGCGGGCCCGCGGCCCGGTGGCGGCTTCCGGATCAGCGCACTGCTCCCGCTCAAGACGAGATGACGAGGTCGAGGTAACTGATGTCCATCCGAGTGATGCTGGTCGACGACCAGGTGCTGCTGCGCACGGGCTTCCGGATGGTGCTCGCCGCCCAGCCGGACATGGAGGTCGTCGCCGAGGCCGGCGACGGCCTGGAGGCGCTGGAGGTGCTGCGCTCCACGAAGGTGGACGTGGTGCTGATGGACGTCCGGATGCCGAAGCTCGACGGGGTCGAGGCCACGCGCCGGATCTGCGAGCGCGACGAGCACCCCGACGTGATCATCCTGACCACCTTCGACCTGGACGAGTACGCCTTCTCGGGTCTGAAGGCGGGCGCGAGCGGGTTCATGCTGAAGGACGTGCCGCCGGCGGAGCTGCTGGCCGCGATCCGCTCGGTGCACAGCGGAGACGCGGTGGTGGCCCCGTCCACGACCCGGCGCCTGCTGGACCGCTTCGCGCCGATGCTCCCGACGACCACGCAGGAACCGCAGAACAAGGAGATCGAGCGGCTGACGGAGCGCGAGCGCGAGGTCATGCTGCTGGTCGCCCAGGGCCTGTCGAACGGCGAGATCGCGGCCCGCCTGGTCCTGTCCGAGGCCACGGTGAAGACGCACGTGGGCCGCATCCTGACCAAGCTGAACCTGCGCGACCGCGTCCAGGTCGTGGTCCTCGCGTACGAGACGGGCCTGGTCCGCGCCGGCGGCGCCTGACGGCCCGGCGGGTCAGGTCATCCAGCGGTCCGGGCGGGCGTCCGCGCGGGAGGTGCGCGAGCGGGCCGCCTGGGCGTCCAGCAGGCCGGCGGCCTCGGCGGCCGGCCGCAGACGGGCCGTGACCGTGCCGTTCGCGCCGGTGTCCACATGGACGTCGGCCACGCCCCGGGCGCGCTCCCACGGGCCCTGGGTGAGCCGGACGCTCTGCACCTTGGCGTGCGGGACGATCTCCGTACGGCGGCACAGCAGCCCCTTGCGGGCGGCGAACACGTCCGCCGAGACGGCCAGTGCGTAGCCCTTCCACCACACCGGGACCACCCACCGCGCCCCGGTCCTCGGGGACCGGCCGAAGGCGAGGGCCGCGAGGTCCACACCCGGCAGCACCCGGGCGACCACCGCCTGGGCGGCGGCCCGCGAGGCCACCGGGACCAGGACCTCGTTCTTCGAGCCGGCCACCGCCAGCTCCACCCGCACCCACTCCCGGCGCCGCCACAGCAGGGGCTCCACGATCCGTACGGTCTGCACCCGCCCCGGCGGCACGGTCTCGTGGGCCCGGTCCAGCAGCCCGTGGTCCAGGCGCAGCCCGTCCGGGGACTCCGCGACCCGCCAGTCGAACTCGGCGAGGAAGCGCCCGGCCGTACCCGACCAGAGCCCGCCCAGCATCGGCAGCAGGGTGGCGATCGTCGCCCAGGGGTTCCCGCTGAACCACCACACGGCGACGGGGGCGATCAGCCCGGCGGCCAGCGCCGCCCACGCCGAGAGGGTGAGCAGCAGCGACACCGCCAGGTCCGCGGGGCGGACGCGCAGCAGCTCCTGCTGCGGGGCCTCGCCGAGCGCGACGGCCTCCGCGGGGGCGAAGCCGGCGGCCCGGGCCAGCAGCTCGGCGCGCAGCGCCACGGCCTCCCGCTCGTCGAGGAAGGCCAGCTCGTCCTTGTCCTCGGTGCCGATCACGTCGAGCCGCAGCTTGGCGACCCCGGCCACCCGGGCCAGCAGCGGCCGGGTCACGTCCACCGCCTGGATCCGGTCGAGCCGGATGTGCGCAGTGCGCCGGAAGAAGAGCCCGCTGCGGATACGCAGCTCGGTGTCGGTCACCGCGTAGTGGGTGAACCACCAGCTCAAGAACCCGTACAGGCCGAACACCACGACCAGGCCGGCCAGGGTCAGGGCCCGCAGGCCGGCCGGCAGCCCGACCACCCACCGCTCGACCTGCTCGCCCTGCTGGACGACGACGCCGACGGTCGCGGCGATCGGCACCCACGCCCGGCGCAGCGGCGTGAGCACGTGCAGCCGCCGCTCCACGGCGGCCGCGGACTCGCCAGACGCGGACTCGGCGGACGCCGATTCGGCGGTCACAGGCCCGCCGACCTTGCCTCGCCGAGCTCCGTCAGCCGGTCCCGCAGCCGCTCCGCCTCGGCCGGGACCAGGCCCGGGATCTTGGCGTCCGTGGCCGCGGCCGCCGTGTGCAGCTGTACGGAGGCCAGCCCGAAGCGCCGCTCCAGCGGCCCCGAGGTCACCTCGACCAGCTGCATCCGCCCGTACGGGACCACGGTCTCCTCCCGCCACAGCACACCCCGGCTGATCAGCAGGTCGTCCGCGCGCTCCGCGTACCGCCAGGACCGCCAGTTGCGGCCGAGCAGCACCCAGCCCCAGGCCAGGCCCCCCAGCCAGAGCGCCCCCGCGGCCGCCCAGGCCGGGCCCGCCGTCAGCCCCAGCAGCAGGGCCGTCCCTGCCGCGAGCGGCACCGTCCAGATCACCAGCAGCAGCCGGCGCAGGCTGAGCAGCCCGCCCGGCAGCCCCACCCACGCGGGCCGGCTCGTTCCGCCCGCAGTCCCCGTTTCCATGCGTTCAGCGTAGGGGGCGGCGCGTCGGCCGGGCCGGGCCCGCGGCGCCCGGCACCGCGCCTCGCCCCGATCCGACCTGGCCGACGCGCCACCCCCGGCGGCTGCGAGAATGCGGCCATGACGGAGACCACGGTCGGCATCGGCGGCGCGGCGGAAAGCACCGACATGGTGCTCAACATCGGACCCCAGCACCCTTCCACGCACGGCGTGCTGCGCCTGCGCCTCGTCCTCGACGGCGAGCGGATCGTCAGCGCCGAGCCGGTCGTCGGCTATATGCACCGTGGCGCCGAGAAGCTCTTCGAGGCGCGCGACTACCGGCAGATCGTGATGCTCGCGAACCGCCACGACTGGCTGTCCGCGTTCTCCAACGAGCTCGGCGTGGTCATGGCGGTCGAGCGGATGCTCGGCATGGAGGTCCCCGAGCGGGCCGTGTGGATGCGGACCCTTCTCGCCGAGCTGAACCGGGTGCTGAACCACCTGATGTTCCTCGGGTCGTACCCGCTCGAACTGGGCGGAATCACCCCGATCTTCCATGCGTTCCGTGAGCGCGAGGAGCTCCAGGCCGTCATGGAGGAGATCTCCGGCGGCCGCATGCACTACATGTTCAACCGCGTCGGCGGCCTCAAGGAGGACCTCCCGGCCGGCTGGCTCGGCCGGGCGCGCGCGGCGATCGCCGACGTCCGCACCCGCATGGACGTGTACGACAAGCTCGTCCACGGCAACGAGATCTTCCGCGGCCGTACGCGCGGGGTCGGCGTGCTGTCCCCCGAGGCGGTGCACGCCTACGGGGTCTCCGGGCCCATCGCCCGCGCCTCCGGGGTCGACTTCGACCTGCGGCGCGACGAGCCGTACCTGGCGTACGGGGAGCTCCAGGACGTCCTGAAGGTTGTCACCCGCACCGAGGGCGACTGCCTGGCCCGCTTCGAGTGCCTGCTGGACCAGACCCACAACGCGCTCGACCTCGCGGTCGCATGCCTGGACCGGATGGCCGAGCTGCCGCCCGGGCCGATCAACCAGCGCCTCCCGAAGGTGCTGAAGGCGCCCGAGGGGGCGACGTACGCCTGGACCGAGAACCCCCTCGGCATCAACGGCTACTACCTCGTCTCCAAGGGAGAGAAGACCCCGTACCGGCTGAAGCTGCGCTCCGCCTCGTACAACAACATCCAGGCCCTGTCGGTGCTGCTGCCCGGCCAGCTGGTCGCGGACATGGTGGCGATCCTGGGCTCGCTGTTCTTCGTCGTGGGCGACATCGACAAGTGACAAGTCGCGGGAACTCCCGTGATGGCGCGGGAGTTTTCTGCTTAGGGTGCGGGGATGACCCCTGGCGTACACGACGGCTACCTGCGGCGGCTCGGCTTCCCGCAGCCGCCCGAGCCCACCGTGCAGGCGCTCTTCGCGCTCCAGCGCGCCCACCTCGAGCGCATCCCGTACGAGAACCTCGACATCCAGCTCGGCCGGGCGCCCGGCATCGACCCCGAGCTGTCCGCACGCCGCTTCGCGGCCGGGCGCGGCGGGTACTGCTTCCACCTCAACGGCGCCTTCGCGCTGCTCCTGGAGTCCCTCGGCTTCGAGGTGACCCGGCACCTCGCGGGCGTCCTCGGGGCGGCGGAGCGCGAGCGCCGCGACGTCAGCGGCGACCACCTCGCGCTGACCGTCCGGGTCGGCGGCGAGGAGTACTTCGTCGACGCCGGCCTCGGGGACGGCCCGTACGAGCCGCTGCCGCTGCGCGCCGGCCTGCACCGGCAGGGGGAGTTCACGTACGGGCTGGGCCCGCTGGAGGGGGACGCAAGCGGCTGGAGGTACGTCAACGAGGCGAGCCCCTGCCCGGTGGTCAACATCCTCTCGGCTCCGGCGGCGACGGCCGATTTCGAGGCCACGCACGTACGGCTGTCGACCGCCCCGGACTCGGGTTTCGTACGGACCCTTGCGCTGCTGCGGCGCGACGCGCACGGGGTCGACGCGCTGCGGGGGCGGGTGCTGAGCCGGATCGATCCCGTGAAGGGGGCGAGCGAGCGGATCCTGGACACGCCCGGGGAGTTCTGGGCGGTGGTGGGCGGGCTCTTCGAGCGGCAGCTCGACGATCTGACGGCGGCGGACCGGGCGGAGCTGTGGGACCGGGTGTGCGCGGCCCACGAGAAGTGGCTGGCCGACCGGGCGGAGGCGGGTACGGCTGCCCGGGGCGCGGGGTCCGGCAGCTGACGGCAGCTGACGGCGGAGCCGGTGGCGGCGTCGGCGACGGTGCAGATGTCGATGTCGGTGCGGGAGTGCAGACTTGGGGCATGTCCCACTCCCCCAGACGGGCCTGCCCCGCATGCGGGCGCGACTGCGCCGTGACCGCCGGCCGGATCGCCCGCCACGACCCTCCCGCCGGGCGGGGCCGCGGCGACCTGGTGTCCTGCCCCGGATCCCGGGCGCGGGTGGTGCTCGGCGCGTCGGCGCCGACGCTGGACGGCTTCGTCCTGTCGGAACTGCCGGGTCAACTGCCGCTGTTCTGAGCGCCCGGCCCGGCCTGAGTACGCCGGTCCGCCGACGTGAGTACCCGCGCGGATCCCCCGTACCGGCAGCGCCGACAGGATGACGGCATGTCCTGGAACCCGCAGACCGCCCTCCTCGCCCCCACCCCCGAATCGCCGGCCGAAGCCGCCGCCCGGCGCGTCCGCAGGAACGCGGGGATCGCCGCCCTGCTGCTCCTGCCCGCCCTGGTGGCCGCGAAGGTCCTCGTGCTGTCGACCGAGGCCGGCGGCCGCTGCCTGATGCAGGGCGGCTGCCGGCCGTTCCCCGGGGAGGTCTTCCTCGCGCTGCTCGCCGCGGTCGTGGCGTCCGGCGTGGCGGTGCAGTCCGCGCCGCACCGGTTCCGGAAGCACGCCCTCGCGGCCCAGTTGGCCCTGGAGGCCCTGGCCGTCCTCATGGTCCTGGCCTACCCCTGAGCCCCGCCGCCCGGAATCCCGGCCGGGGCCCCACGGGCGGACCGGCTAGGAGATGGCCGTGCGCAGCCGGACGACGTCGATCGGCTCGGTCTCGTCGTGCGCCGTCAGGTCGATGACCTGGCCCACCGCGCGCTGCTCGGGGGTGGCCGGCTTGAAGCCCTGTTCCTTGACCGGCGGCTCGGCCGCGGCCCGGGCCGACTCCGCCTTGTGGACCTCGAGGGCCTCCGCGCCGACCACGTCGGCCAGGTCCTCGTTCTGGACCGATTCGATCACCGCCCGGGCCTGGGCCGCGGTCTTGGTGCCGAAGAAGTCGAAGCCGCCCTCGACGCGGGACGCCGAGCGGCGTACGGCCGAGTACGGGGCCACCGCCGCGGCCGGCCGGCGCGCCGGGACCGCCGCAGCAGCGCCCGTGGCGCCGTCCGTACGGGAGTGCGGTCCACCGGCCGACCCGGCCTCCAGGGCCCTGGGCTCGGCGCCCCGGCCCTCCAGCATCTTCGGCCGGGCCGGGTCCGCCTCGGCCTTGCGGGCGAGGGCCTTCATGGCCGCGTGGGCCCGGGCGTAGCCGACGCTGGTGGGGGCGCCGCTCGACGTGCGCTCCTCGGAGACCGCCGGGAGCTCCTTGGGTGCCGCCGCCGGGGCCGCGGAGGCCTCGATGGCGAGCAGCCGGCGGCCCTCCAGAGCGCTGGCCCGCTCGGTCTCGGCGGTCGCGTACCGCCGCAGCAGCGCCGCGTGCTCGCCGCGCAGCCCGGCGAGTTCGACCCGCTTGGCGCGCAGCTTCGCATCGAGCTTGGCGCGCAGCGCCCGGGCCTCTTCGAGGTCGGACTCGAGCTCGGCTATCCGCTCCTCGGTCTTCCACTCGTCCTTGACCCGTTCGCGCGCGAGTTCCGCCACGCGGCGCCCGGCCGAGCGGTCCCAGGCGCGCATGACGACGGCGCCGGCCACGCCCGCGGCCGCCGTGAGGGCCACGAGCAGGCGTAGTGGCAAAGGTTCCGCGATCAGCCAGGCCGCGGCCGCACTGGCGACGGAGACTCCGGCCACGGTCGTCGGCGTGAGCAGCCGGTGCAGGGGTTCGGGATTGCGGTGGCGTCCACGGGGCATGGCCTGAAATTTACAGGGCGTGGGGGCCCAGTGGGGTAACTGCCCGGCAATCTGTGGCCGGGCAGTTACCCGTCATTTCTCCACCAAACCCGTAACTACTCCTACTTCGTCAGGCCCTTCGCCTTCAGATAGGCCTTCGCGGCATCCGCCGGCTTCTCGCGCTGCGCGTCCACCTTCTTGTTCAGCTCGACGAGGTCGGCGGTCGTCAGGACCTTGGTCAGCTTGTCGAGGGCGGCCGCGATCTCCGGGGATCCCGCGTCCTTGGCGTTGACCACCGGCAGGACGTTGTCGGCGTTCTGGAGCTTCTTGTCGTCCTCCAGCAGGACCAGCCCGAAGCTGTCGAGCGTGGCGTCCGTGGTCGTGGTGAGCGCCAGCTGGTCCACACCGTCCTTGACGGCCTGCTTGGCCTGCGGGGTGCCGACGCCCTTCGGGTCGATCCCGGAAACGTCGATTCCGTACGTCTTCTTCAACCCGGGCGCGCAGAAGGGCCGTACGGCGCATTCGTCACCCGCCGCGATCTTCACCTTCAGACCCGACTTGCCAAGATCGGAAAGGGTCTTCAGGTTGTTCTTCTGGGCGAATTCCTTCGATACCGCGAACGCGTTCTGGTCGACCGCCGAGCCCGCCGGCAGCACCTTCAGGCCGAGCGGGGCCGCCAGCTTCTCCAGCCCCGCGACCGTCGCCGCCACGTCGCTCGACGCGACGGGCTTCTCCTCCGGCGCCTTCGGCCCGTTCACCTTGGCGTTGAGGAACTCCGCGAGGGTGGCTGCGTACTCCGGGACGACGTCGATCTCGCCCTTCTCCAGCGAGGGCTCGTACAGCTCGCGGTTGTTCACCGTGGTGATCGAGGTGCTGTAGCCCGCGTCCTTGAGGACCTGCGCGTACAGCTCCGCCAGCACGTTGGACTCGGTGAACCCGGCCGCACCGATCACGACCTTGCCCTTGCCGGAGCCGGAACCCGAGTCCGAGGGCGCGGACGCGGCCGCACCGCCGTCCTTGCTCTTCTCCAGGCTGTCGCCGCCGCACGCGGTGAGCGAGGCGGTCAGGGCCGCCGCCCCCAGTACGGCGCCGAGGACGCGCGTGGACTTGCTCATCTTTGCTCCTCCAAGGGAGTGGGAACGACAAAGGACGGACAGCGAAGGGGAACGCCCGCGGGCCGGGCCGGAGGGTCAGCGCGCCGCCGGACGCGGGAACAGCCGGTCGGCCGCCACCAGGGCGCCCTCGACCAGCAGGGCGAGCGCCGCCACCAGCAGGGCCCCCGCGACGACCTGTGGGGTGTTGTACGTGTTGAAGCCGGCGGTGATGATCCGGCCGAGGCCGCCCTGGCCGACCATGGCCGCGATCGTGGCCGTGGCGATGACCTGGACGGCGCCCGAGCGCAGCCCGGTCATCACCAGCTCCCGCGCGAGCGGCAGTTCCACCCGCCAGAAGAGCTGGCCGCCGGACATGCCCATGCCCCGGGCGGCCTCCACCACCGAGCGGTCCACCTCCCGCATGCCGACGTACGCATTGGTCAGCAGCGGCGGGACGGCGAAGAGCACGAGGGCGGCGATGGTGGGCACATAGCCCGCGCTGCGCAGCGGCGAGACCATGAACAGGGCCAGCACCGCGAAGACGGGCACGGCCCGTCCGGCGTTGGACACGTTGACGGCGAGCGCCCCGCCCTTGCCGATGTGGCCGAGCCACAGACCGACCGGGAGGGCCACGGCGCAGGCGATGGCGAGGGAGATCCCGCTGACGTACACGTGCTCGCCGAGCCGGTGCCACACGCCGTTCTCCCCGGACCAGTTGGCCCCGTTAGCCAGCCAGTCCCAGGCCTGTCCCATCACGCCCATCGCCTCATGCCCCCTTCGCCGTCCGCGTCAGGCGCGCGGCCCGCCCGGCCCGCTCCGTCCGCGCCGGCCGCGTCGCCCGGGTCCACGGCGTGAGCAGTCGCTGCAGGCCGAGCAGCAGCAGGTCCGCCACCAGCGCGAGCAGCACGCACAGCACGGAGGCGGTGAGCACCTGGGCCTTGAAGGAGCTGTTGACCGCCGGGGCGATGAGGTTGCCGAGGCCGCCCTTGCCGACGATGGAGCCGACGGTGGTCAGCGCCACCGTGGACACCGTGGCGATCCGCACCCCGGCGAGCAGCGCGGGCAGCGCCAGCGGCAGTTCGACCTGCCACAGCAGCCGCGCGGGCCCGTAGCCCATCCCGCGCGCGGCCTCCCGTACCTCCTCGGGGACGGCTTCCAGGCCGGCCATCGCATTGCGGACCAGGATGGTCAGCGAGTACAGCACCAGACCGGTCACCACGAGCGAGGCCGACAGCCCGAACAGCGGCAGCAGCAGGGAGAACATGGCGAGCGAGGGGACCGTGTAGAGCAGGGTGGTCAGGCCCAGCACGGGCGCGGCCCAGCGCCGGCCGCGGCGGGCCAGCAGGGCCAGCGGGAGGGAAACGGCGAGGCCCACGAGCACCGACACGCCCGTGATCCACACGTGTTGGACCGTGGCGTCGGTGAGCTCCTGGGAGCGGGACGTGACGTAGTCCCAGCAGATCCAGTCGTTCGCCACCAGGCAGTTCTGTCCGGCCATGCCCTCACCCCCCCTGCCTCCGCTGCGTACACCCGTCCGAACGGGACCGGTCAAGAGCGACCCTAACCCCCTGGGCGGACAATGGCCGGAAACCTTCGCACCGGGGTAATACTCCCGTCACAAACAACCCGCAGTGTGTGGGGGAGGATGGGCAGGTGATCCGATTCGAGCATGTGACCAAGCGCTACCCCGACGGGACCACGGCCGTCGAGGACCTGTCCTTCGAGGTGGCGGAGGGCGAGCTGGTCACCCTCGTGGGCCCGTCCGGGTGCGGCAAGACCACCACGATGAAGATGGTCAACCGGCTCATCGAGCCGACCTCCGGCCGGATCCTGCTCGGCGGCGAGGACATCGCGGACGCCGATCCGGTCGAGCTGCGCCGGCACATCGGGTACGTCATCCAGCAGGTCGGGCTGTTCCCGCACAAGACGGTGCTGGAGAACACCGCGACCGTGCCCCAGCTGATCGGCACCCCCAAGGCCAAGGCCCGTGCCCGGGCGGCCGAGCTCCTCGAACTCGTGGGCCTGGACCCGGCCGTGTACGGGGGCCGGTATCCGGAGCAGCTCTCCGGCGGACAGCGCCAGCGCGTCGGCGTCGCGCGCGCCCTCGCGGCCGATCCGCCGGTGCTGCTGATGGACGAGCCGTTCGGGGCGGTGGACCCGGTGGTCCGCGAACGCCTCCAGAACGAGTTCCTGGCGCTGCAGAAGACGGTGCGCAAAACGATCCTGCTGGTCACGCACGACCTGGAGGAAGCGGTCCGGCTCGGCGACCGCATCGCCGTCTACGGCGCGGGCACCATCGAGCAGTTCGCCCGCCCGGCCGAAGTGCTGGGTGCGCCAGCCACCGCGTACGTGGCCTCCTTCGTCGGCGCGGACCGGGGCCTGAAGCGGCTCGCGGTCACCCCGGTGGGGCAGGCCGACCTGGCGGAGGCCGACGGGAAAGCCCCCACCGCCGAAGTGGCGCTGGGGGCGAGTCTGCGCGAGGCGCTCGCGCTGCTGCTGCAGGAGGACTCCGGCCGGATCGGGGTCACGGACCCGGACACCGGCGCGCTGGTCGGCGTACTGACCCCGGAGGGCGTCCACCGGGCCCTGCGCCGGGCCCAACTGCAAGAGGCCTAGGGCCAGAAGGCCTGACCCGGCCTGCGGGTCAGGCCTGGATGCGGTTGCTCATCCACACCAGCATCGGCGGGATCTCGCGGCGCCACGTGTTGAAGTTGTGGCCGCCGCTGTCGAGGATGATCGAGGAGACCCGGTCCGGGCCCTTGACCAGCTTGATGAACTTCTTGGTGTCACCGAGGTTCGGCTCGCCCTGCTCGCTGCTGGTGACCAGGAAGGACGTACCCGACGGCTGCTTGTGCTCGATGCTGTGCAGGACGTCCGCACGCTTCTTCAGCTTGTCGTCGCCCTGGAACAGGTTGCCGGTCGTCGCGTCGTTCGCGGCGTCGTAGTACGCGGACAGACCCGCGGCGGCGCCGAAGGTCTGCGGGTAGTGCGCGGCGATCTTCAGGGCGCAGTAGCCGCCCGTGGAGTTGCCGATGAAGCCCATGTTCTGCGGCTTCTTGCCGACCCGGAAGGTGTCCTGGATGGCCTGCGGCAGGTCCTGGCCGAAGAAGGTCTCGGTCTGCGGTCCGCCGGGTATGTCCACGCACTCGGTGTCACGCGGCGGCGCGATCGTCGGGCGGAGCATCACCAGGATCATCGGCTTCATCTTGCCCGCCTTGGCCTGCTTGAAGGCCGTCATCGGGTAGTTCAGCCCTTTGATCAGGTTCTCGGCGGTGCCCGGGTAGCCC
This genomic interval carries:
- a CDS encoding NADH-quinone oxidoreductase subunit D → MTETTVGIGGAAESTDMVLNIGPQHPSTHGVLRLRLVLDGERIVSAEPVVGYMHRGAEKLFEARDYRQIVMLANRHDWLSAFSNELGVVMAVERMLGMEVPERAVWMRTLLAELNRVLNHLMFLGSYPLELGGITPIFHAFREREELQAVMEEISGGRMHYMFNRVGGLKEDLPAGWLGRARAAIADVRTRMDVYDKLVHGNEIFRGRTRGVGVLSPEAVHAYGVSGPIARASGVDFDLRRDEPYLAYGELQDVLKVVTRTEGDCLARFECLLDQTHNALDLAVACLDRMAELPPGPINQRLPKVLKAPEGATYAWTENPLGINGYYLVSKGEKTPYRLKLRSASYNNIQALSVLLPGQLVADMVAILGSLFFVVGDIDK
- a CDS encoding sensor histidine kinase, whose amino-acid sequence is MQRLYDFLRRHPTGVDSFWAVLLVGLGMLQVAEDSFSSTTARLIAVPSVLAMGVVVALRRRWTLPMFWLAVGTGVYKLVTHTEVINSDLAMLIILYTVAASAEISRRMSRTALGIGFLASPLYALRFQVDKGNTRDDFLFTLFAIVPFALAWVLGDSLRTRRAYYAQLVERNQRLEKEREAQAKVAVAAERARIARELHDVVAHNVSVMVVQADGAAYVMDVAPDQAKEALQTISGTGRQALAEMRRLLGVLRTGEPQESEDYVPQPDVEQIEVLVEQVRASGLTVDFEVEGAPRRLPSGVELTAYRIVQEALTNTRKHGGPDATASVRLVYFDDGLGLLVEDDGRGAAHELYEDGGADGAGHGLIGMRERIGMVGGTLDAGPRPGGGFRISALLPLKTR
- a CDS encoding response regulator transcription factor; translated protein: MSIRVMLVDDQVLLRTGFRMVLAAQPDMEVVAEAGDGLEALEVLRSTKVDVVLMDVRMPKLDGVEATRRICERDEHPDVIILTTFDLDEYAFSGLKAGASGFMLKDVPPAELLAAIRSVHSGDAVVAPSTTRRLLDRFAPMLPTTTQEPQNKEIERLTEREREVMLLVAQGLSNGEIAARLVLSEATVKTHVGRILTKLNLRDRVQVVVLAYETGLVRAGGA
- a CDS encoding PH domain-containing protein, producing METGTAGGTSRPAWVGLPGGLLSLRRLLLVIWTVPLAAGTALLLGLTAGPAWAAAGALWLGGLAWGWVLLGRNWRSWRYAERADDLLISRGVLWREETVVPYGRMQLVEVTSGPLERRFGLASVQLHTAAAATDAKIPGLVPAEAERLRDRLTELGEARSAGL
- a CDS encoding SAM-dependent methyltransferase; its protein translation is MSTQGEVADPVPVPVPARWRTAMEAALYGPDGFYVRPGGPGPAGHFRTSVHASPLYAGAVARLLQRVDAELGHPQGLDLVDVGAGRGELLTGVLGALPAEVAARVRAWAVERAERPDGLDPRIEWVAEPPAGTRGLLFANEWLDNVPLDVAEDGHYVLVDRDGTESRGPAVSGADRAWLERWWPGPGRAEIGRPRDEAWAVAVRSVERGLAVAVDYAHVLDARPPYGTLTGFRGGREVAAVPDGTCDVTAHVAMDACAGEGAVLVSQREALGLLGVSGARPPLAMASTDPAGYVRALASAGEAAELTARGGLGDFAWLIQPVGVAPWPV
- a CDS encoding PH domain-containing protein, which translates into the protein MTAESASAESASGESAAAVERRLHVLTPLRRAWVPIAATVGVVVQQGEQVERWVVGLPAGLRALTLAGLVVVFGLYGFLSWWFTHYAVTDTELRIRSGLFFRRTAHIRLDRIQAVDVTRPLLARVAGVAKLRLDVIGTEDKDELAFLDEREAVALRAELLARAAGFAPAEAVALGEAPQQELLRVRPADLAVSLLLTLSAWAALAAGLIAPVAVWWFSGNPWATIATLLPMLGGLWSGTAGRFLAEFDWRVAESPDGLRLDHGLLDRAHETVPPGRVQTVRIVEPLLWRRREWVRVELAVAGSKNEVLVPVASRAAAQAVVARVLPGVDLAALAFGRSPRTGARWVVPVWWKGYALAVSADVFAARKGLLCRRTEIVPHAKVQSVRLTQGPWERARGVADVHVDTGANGTVTARLRPAAEAAGLLDAQAARSRTSRADARPDRWMT
- a CDS encoding arylamine N-acetyltransferase, producing MTPGVHDGYLRRLGFPQPPEPTVQALFALQRAHLERIPYENLDIQLGRAPGIDPELSARRFAAGRGGYCFHLNGAFALLLESLGFEVTRHLAGVLGAAERERRDVSGDHLALTVRVGGEEYFVDAGLGDGPYEPLPLRAGLHRQGEFTYGLGPLEGDASGWRYVNEASPCPVVNILSAPAATADFEATHVRLSTAPDSGFVRTLALLRRDAHGVDALRGRVLSRIDPVKGASERILDTPGEFWAVVGGLFERQLDDLTAADRAELWDRVCAAHEKWLADRAEAGTAARGAGSGS